One Triticum dicoccoides isolate Atlit2015 ecotype Zavitan chromosome 5B, WEW_v2.0, whole genome shotgun sequence genomic window carries:
- the LOC119310803 gene encoding uncharacterized protein LOC119310803, with protein sequence MATEVLRPHNILQPQPQRIRAAHRRPSNPGTTRKSPPPSASTTGRRNHGRPSSSSSSSSSYGKVTSAAAPARRPAAEVYAGPAFSAASPEPSSLPLPQFPLHKPAAAVNDAATRDLRRMLRLE encoded by the coding sequence ATGGCCACTGAGGTCCTCCGCCCGCACAACATCCTGCAGCCGCAGCCGCAGAGGATCCGCGCAGCGCACCGGAGGCCCAGCAACCCCGGCACCACCAGGAAGTCTCCTCCTCCATCGGCCTCGACAACCGGCCGGAGAAACcatgggcggccttcctcttcttcttcttcttcttcttcgtacgGGAAGGTGACGTCTGCGGCCGCTCCGGCGAGGCGCCCTGCGGCGGAAGTGTACGCCGGCCCGGCCTTCTCCGCCGCGTCCCCCGAGCCGAGCTCGCTGCCGCTGCCGCAGTTCCCGCTCCACAAGCCCGCGGCCGCCGTCAACGACGCCGCCACGCGCGACCTCAGGCGCATGCTGCGCCTCGAGTAG